TACTGACAAATCATTTGCCTCAGGATAATTCAAACAGTTTAATTTATACATCTTGACTCCCCTTTGTACAATTAATAATCTCTCCATCTGCCATAAAAATCTCTTCAAATCTTTTAGTTGAAAAATCTCTAACTTCTTTTTCTAAGAGTTTATACTTGAGTATAAGTTCTTTTGCTTTGGGTGTTAGTGCTGTTCCGCCGGAATCTCTTCCTTTTTTAACCACCACTAAATCATCTTCAATATACTCTTGAAGTATCTTTATGTGAGACCAAGCTTTTTTATAGTTCATCCCAACTCTCTTGGAAGCTTCTGAGATAGAACCTGTTTCATCGATTAGTTCTAAGATTTGAGTTTTACCACCACCAAAGACTAGATGCTCATTGTCATCTTCTATCCAGGTCTTAACTTTTACTACCATGATGAATCCTTGTTCTAAAACATCCAAGTTGACAATATATAACTTCAATGTCACTTTTTTTAGTAGTAGAACCAACTCTATTCAAAGAAAATTCTTTAGCTACCTCCCAGGCAGCACTACACTCTAGTTTTTTTTCACTGTTAGCTTTTGAAGATAGTTTTTCATATATATCATCTATTGCATCGCCAAAATCTTTACTGCCAAAAACGCCAAGTTCGCAGTTGTCAATTCTGATACCATGTTTTTTAGTAATCTCAGCTATCTCTTTTGGTTCTACATGTAGCTCTCTAGCCAATTTAAAAGCATCTAAACAATTAATCTTTCCATCATCATTTAGATATTGCTTTAAAATTTGCTCTATGTTATCCATGAACTCTTCCACTATGTGTATATATGTTCATTTTTCTTCCTCTAGCAAAGCCTATAAGGGTTATTCCGTGTTTATTGGCTGTTTGTACTCCAAGGTATGTCGGAGCAGTTCTAGATACCACTATGGGAATTCTATGCATAACTGCTTTTACAACCATTTCAGAACTTAGTCTTCCACTAACAAATAAAACTGATTTTGTTGTGTCAAGTCCATCTATTTTGCATTTACCAACAACTTTATCTATTGCGTTGTGTCTACCTATGTCTTCGGCAGTAACAGTACTTTTATCTTCTAAAAACAGCGTTGCTTTATGAACACAACCTGTCAGTGTATACAGTTCGCTATCAGCGTAGAATTTTTTAACTTCATCGCTAATAGTCTCTGGGCTAATCACAAAACTAGTTTGATTAAATGGAATTTCCAGACTTCCGGCAACATTACCGGTAATTCCTCCACCACAACCGCTTACTAGTGTTTTTTCTTTATATAGGTTTTGTAGTGAGTCTGTATCAACTGCTGCTTTGATATCTACTCTTAAACCATCTTCACTTACTTCTATAGACTCCACATCACTTACGTGAGTGATTACATTTTCACTCATCAAAAAGCCAATTGCATGTGCCTTTTGATCTTTAGGTATACACATCATAGATATGATTTTTTCACCATTTAGGTAAACATTTAGTCTTGCTTCTTCAATAGTTACATCTTCTACTTCTGTTATCTCATCACCGTTTACTCTGTCAATGATGATAGTTTTTAAATATTTACTATTTGGCATTTTATCCCCTCTTAACTATGCAAATTTTGCATATTTTAAATTATTAATATGCTAGTTTTGCATATTTAAAGTCTTTAAAAAGAACACTCCACCAAAATGGAGGAATGAACTAATTAATATCTTAAACTTCGCCTTTTTCTTTTAGCTCTCTATAATAAGAACTATGAAGAACTTCAACTTCTTCTTCTTCTTTATAACCGTTTATCATACTGTGGATAGCACCTTTAATCGCAAATACTGCCATGTAGATATGTACAAAGAAAAGAGCTAAAATAGCTAATCCTAAAACATTATGAACAATAGCACTTGCTCTTAAAAAGTCAATTTGAGAGATATGGTATGTATTTAGTATTTCAAATCTAAAGTCTTGAAAATACATAGCCACACCCGTAACTATCATTAAAAAGCCACCAAGAGTAGCTAACCAATACCAAGTTTTCTGCCCAGCATTAAATCTACCTGCAGGAACCGGCTTTTTATCTTTATTTAAATAACCGCCTACTATCATTAGCCACTTAATGTCATCCCAATGAAGGAACATCCATCTCAGCCACATAAAAAACATAGGTACAATACTTACTATAAAAAGAAGTGTTGAGATTGCATGAATCTCTTTATTTACTCTTACAAATTCTCCACCACCAAAAGTACTACCAAACATCATAATTAGACCCGTAGGAATAAGTAAGATGAACGATATACCTGCGATAGTATGAATAACTCTATGAAACAGAGTAAATACATAAATTTTCTTTCTATCATGAGAGAAAATCATTGGACCAATTACCAGATAATGTACAACGAATACAGCTGGCACTCCAAATAAAACACCCAAAAACAGTGGTTTAAAATATGTACTTTGTAATATAGTAAAATATTGTCCTAAATGTAATGAACCCTTCTTATCGTAACCAAGGATATTATCAATCAGATTATCGCTCCATACAACACTCTCACTATACCCGAAGGCTAGTGAAGAGAGTGCGATAAGAGCGATTATGATATATTTACTTTTCATAATAATGTCCTATATTTTAGAACCATATGCTGTTGACCATCCATAAGGTTGTGTTTTAGCGCCATGGCCAACTGATAATACTCTCTCTCTATAAATAGCAGAGATTGCTTCTGAATCACCAACAAGTAATGCTTTAGTAGCACACATAGAAGCACAAACAGGTACTTTACCTTCTGCGATTCTATTTTGACCGTACATTTCTCTCTCTTTGTGTGAGTTAGTCTCTTGGGGACCACCAGCACACATAGTACATTTGTCCATTACGCCTTTAACTCCAAAAGCCCCATCCTGTGGGAATTGAGGAGCGCCAAAAGGACAAGCGTATAGACAGTAAGCACAGCCAATACATTTTTCTTTGTCGTGTAAAACGATACCGTCCTCTCTGATATAGAAACAATCAGTAGGACAAACTTGCTCACAAGGAGCATCTGTACAGTGCATACAAGCAATAGATAAAGAGTATTCTAACCCAGCAATACCTTCATTCATGGCAATTACTTTTCTTCTGTTAATGCCCGCTGGTAACTCGTGCGCTTGGGCACAAGCTACAGAACAACCATCACAAGAAATACATCTGTGCTCATCACAAAAAAACTTTAATCTTGAACTTTCACTCATAACCAACTCCTTACGCGTATTCTATGCGGCATAATCCGCCTTTAGTTTCAGGGATTTGAGTAACAATGTCATAACCGTAATTAGTAACAGTATTAGCACTCTCGCCCACAGCATAAGGTTTTGTACCTTTTGGATATTTATGAGATAAATCCTCACCTTGGAAATGACCAGCAAAATGGAACGGCATAAAGATTCTGTCTTCAGTAACTGCATGTGAGTACTTAGCCTTAACTTTAATTTTCGTACCTTCTGGTGAATGAATCCACATCATTGAACCATCTCTAATTCCATACTTACCTGCTAAATCAGGGTTAATACTACAAAACATCTCTGGAGACAAGGCAGCTAAATACTTAGAAGCTCTATTTTCCATACCTGCACCGTTCATATTTACAAGTCTTCCCGTAACTAAGTTAATTGGGAACTCTTTTGACCAGTCTTTCTCCGTCTGCTTCGAAATATATTTAGTATCAACTCTAAAGTGATCTGTTTTATCCGCAAAAGAAGGATATGCCTTTGCTAAATCTTGTCTTGGAGAGTGTAAAGGCTCTCTGTGTATTGGAATTTCGTCTGCAAATCCCCATACTTTAGTTCTAGCTCTTGCATTTCCAAAAGGAGCTATACCTTTTTGCATACATTTTTGGGCAATAATATTAGAAGTATCAACTTTCCAGTTTTTACCAATTTTACTTTTTTCATCAGCTGTTAGAGTAATTCCAAGAACTTTTTCTATATTCTCAGCTGTTATCTCAGGGTAACCGTCTTTATTTGCAGAGTCTTTTGGAGCACTTCCTGCAGCTGCAAGTAAATCTTGACCATCATGTTCTAAGCCAAATCTATTTCTAAATCCCATACCACCATCTACAACACTTCTGTTTATGTTATATAATAATGGACTTCCACCATGTGTCTCAGTCCATGCTGGCCAAGGTAAACCATAATATTCACCCTTCATTTTGCCATATCCACGTCCAGAGATTTGATCAAACATATGCCAGTTTTCAGTTTGCCTTTTGATTCTCGCAGCCGTCCAACCAGTCAAACCAATGGTTTTAATGATTCTTGCAATTTCATCAGTAGCATCTTCAGGCCATGTAAAATCTTTTTTATTCTCTTTAATCTTCATACCGGCTGTATACTCGTCATAAAAACCGAGTCTTTTTGCCAGTTCAAACATAATGTCATGGTCAGTTTTTGACTCATACATAGGTTCTACAACTTTTGATCTCCACTGAACTGATCTATTAGTTGCAGTTACAGTTCCAGATGTTTCAAACTGAGTTGCAGCTGGTAAAATAAACACATTATCCTGCTTGTCAGTTAAAATTGCTGCTTCATTAACAAAAGGGTCACAAAGAACAATCATGTCTAAGTTGTCTAATCCTTCTTTTACTTTAGCTTGTTGAGCAATTGATGTAATACCATTACCCATTACAAAAAGATTTTTAAGATTAGTACCGGCATTATGTATCTTATCGTTGCCATCTTTACCATCTAGCACACCAGCCCACCAACGAGCAAGAGTAAATCCTTTTTTACCCATCCATTCTTTAGACTTAAATCTTCCAGTTAACCAATCGTAGTCAACACCCCAGGATTTTGCAAAGTACTTCCATGAACCTTCAGCTAGGCCATAGTACCCTGGTAACGTGTCAGATAAACATGCCATATCTGTAGCACCTTGAACATTGTCGTGACCTCTAAGAATATTAGTTCCACCACCTTCAACACCCATGTTTCCAAGAGCTAGTTGTAAAATAGGAGCAAGTCTAGTATTAGAACTTCCGTTTGAATGCTGAGTTAAACCCATAGCCCAAATCAATGTACCAGGATTAGATCTAGCATATAATGTTGTAACTTGAATAAGTTGAGCAGCAGGCACACCTGTTACATCTTCAACTTTTTTCGGATTCCACTTTTTAGCTTCTTCCATAATGTCTTGCATACCATAAACTCTGTCTTTGATAAACTTTTCATCATGCCAGCCATTTTTGAAGATTAGATGCAGCATTCCATACATAAATGGGATATCTGTACCAGGTCTTATACGGCAATAATGGTCTGCTTTTGCAGCAGTTTTAGTAAATACTGGATCTATTACAATAATTTTTGCGTTGTTTCTTTCCTTGGCCTTTAAAAAATGTTGAAATCCAACTGGGTGATTTACCGCAGGATTCGCTCCAAAAATTATAATTGCCTTTGAATTTTGTATATCTCCAAGTGAATTGGTCATAGCGCCATAACCCCATGTATTCGCCACACCGGCGACTGTTGCACTATGTCAAATTCTAGCTTGGTGATCTATATTATTCGTTCCATACATTGCGGCAAATTTTCTAAAATAATATGCCTGTTCAGTACTCATTTTTGCAGATCCTAAAAACATTGCTGAGTCTGGTCCTGCTGTTTTATGAGAATCTCTTAATTTAGTTGCGATTCTGTCTAGTGCATCGTCCCAACTTAATCTTTTCCATATTCCAGCTTCTTTTACCATTGGATGCTTAAGTCTAATCTCAGACCTAACCATATCAATCATATCAGCGCCTTTACAGCAATGTCCACCTAAAGAAATAGGATGGTCTTGCGCGACCTCTTGTCTTACCCAAACGCCGTTTTGTACTTCTGCGATAATACCACATCCAACCGAACATGCAGTACAGATAGTTTTAACATTTTTAGAGCCAGGAAAAGGATTTTTTACTTCCTCTTGTGTAGCAGCTCTTGTTACACCATCATTAGCAAATGCACTAGTAACACCAGTAGCCGTAGCGACAGCTGCCATTTTCATAAATGACCTTCTACCGATTTGAGCTTTAAGTGTTTCATATGTGTCAACTAACATACTCTCTCCTTATTTGCTATAAAGCTTGTTTATAAAAATCTTCCCAAGCTTTTGTTTTTTTGTAAAGAATCTCTTTTTTAGTAGATGTCCCTACAACAACTCCGTTTGAATCAGCTTCTAAAGCCTCTCCTTTATTAGCAGCTAACGCCGTGGCACTGACAGCAGCAGTTCCAACAACTAATGCACTTTTTTTGAGGAAGTTTCTTCTACTTTCTTGCATCGTTGTCTCCTTTTTGTTTGTGATTAGCCCCATAAATTAATTATGAGACTTAAATAAACCAACTTAATTGACTTACTTAAGTCTCACATGTAGGATGACTAAATGTCATCCTCAACATCACGAATCACATCTATAGAACAAGCACTTTGTTCTTGTTTTGGCCCTTTTTGTCTTAAAAGTCTATTTCTCTCTCTTCTTGCAATTTCTTCCTCAGGAAGAGAATCATCCTTAACTTTAGGCTTAGCTTTACTCTTTACATGTAGAGGCGTTTGCACTTCCAAATAAACTCTCTCAAACTCTATAAATGACTTAAGCAGAACAACTATATTTTTAAAGATATCTGCATTTTCATGCTCATAAAGTTCTTTGGAAAACTTGTCAACAAACTCATTTAATATTTGTTCAAAAATACAATGTGCCGTACTTTTATATTGCTCTTCTCCATTAGCTATCAGTTCACAAAGCTCACTCATTACTGAAAAGATAAAACCGATATGATCTTCATAGTCAGAATAAGCTTTTTCGTCTCTTCTGATTTTTGTTTTAGCTAGAAAATTTTGCATCTCAACTCTTTTCTTCCCACTCTCTATATCTTCATCGTAGTATGAGGCAGTAGTTCTTACCGTTTGACTCTCAGGAGAGTGGAAGATTGCATCAAACTCTTTCATAAATGCAATATTAGATTCAGATTTAACAACGGCTCTTATATTTTCAAAGGCTAAAGCCGAGCTTTTATCTAATGGGCTTTCTCTCAAAATATCTATAAAATTAATCAGCTCAAAATATCTTTTATTGTCAATTGTAAAAACAAAAAATCTTGAAAACATCGCATAGTATAAAGCTCTCGCTTTGTTCATTTTTTCTTCATTCATTACATATCTCCTGGTGATTTGTATAGATTTTTATTTTCCATGTAACTACTCATCATTATCTTAGGTTTACAGCTTTCACAGCAATAGAGAGTTTTCTCTTTCACTGGATCTTTAGCAAAGATAGGAGACATAATGGAAGCAATTTTTTCTATAGCTTTTGTTGTGGCAAACTCTTTACCACACTCAACACATGCAAACAGCGTGTCTTTTGCCAACACTTGTTCTTTAAACCAAGTAGGATTTAGTTTTATTACATCCTTTTCAATAGTTAAACAATCTTTTTCCGGGCATGAGAGTTCACAAAAGCCACATGCAGTACAGATACTTGGATTTATTCTTAGTGAATTGTCATCTACATTTGCCACTAGTGCATCTACGTTACATGCACCTACACAAGCTAAACACAAAGTACAGTTGGCTTCATTTACATTTACTTTTGCATAGTGAATGTGCTCACCTGTTTTAACCTCACCTAAGTCATCTTCACCTACAATGTTTTTAAGTCTTGTTGCGAAAATTTCTCTTTTATTTATATTAAGTTCATTTATTGAATGTTTTGAACCTTCGACTAAACTCACTCTCTGCAAGGCATCTATAAGTTCATCTTTATTCATTGCTACAATAATCGCATCGAGATTGTGTCTCTTTTGATATATGTCATTTAAAATTCTAATCGCATCTTTAGTCCCCTTTGAGAGGAAATCAGAGTAAAAGATTACTTGTGAACCTGACTCTTGTGTAATAGTTAGTAGTGTCCCTTCATGTAAGAACTTTTCACCCTCTATAGCAAAAGGTAAAACATTTTCTTTTAGCTCTACATGTAGCTCTTTAATGTTCATTTTTTGAGGAATAACTAAAGGGATATGCCCTCTAAAATATCTTGAGATGTCATAAATACTTTCTCTATTTAAAGAAGCATAATCAAGTGCTCCAGATGGACATACAGATATACATCCGCCACAACCGTGACAATCTATTTGTGAGAATAAAAGATGTTTTACATTATCATCTCTTTGTATTGCGACTGTTGGACATACCTCTGCACACTTGCCACATGTAACTTCTCTTCTTCCATGATACTGACAAATATTTTGATTGTAAACAATAGCTTTTTTATACTCATAATTACTTATATTTGTACGCAAAGTTGCAAGAACATCATCGAGTGAACTCTCTAGTGGATCAAAAGTTCCACTTTGTTTAGTTGCAATTTCTTCTTGGTCATACCATACTATTTGAGAAACGTGAAGAGTTGCATCTTTGAAGTTATCATTTGCAATTACCGTTAAATTTCCAATATGTCCAGATATAGATTTTACAACATCAGGTGTTACATGTAAGAGATTAAACTCATTAGGAATCATAGATTTTAAAAACTCTTCTTTTTGTTCTTTAGTAGATACAAGTAAAACATCTGTTGATATTTTTTGAGTATATTTTATGTCCTGAGCCATATCAAATCTGATAGCATTTATCTCATATAATTTTTCTACATTCTTAATCTTGTTTGCAATGGTGTCTTTTGAATTGCTAATATAAAAATCAATTTCATCTGCAATTATCTCGCCATAAACATTTTTTGAATTTGATACTATAAAGTTGTTATTTGAAGCAGTTGAAAGTGTGGAGGTTACAAGTATATTTTCAGGGAGTGGAAAGTCAAGCCCTCTATCGCTAAAATAGACAAATTCTTGCATACACACCCCTTTTAGGTAAAAAATATATTACCATTTTATCTACATAAAACTTACTTGATCCTTAAAACGTAAATTATTTTTTACCAATTTCTCAAAGTATATTTTCATATATTTTGATTTATGTTATAATCAGTAAAAAAAGAGTTTGAGTGTTTAAATATATAATTCCTACGTTGCTTGCCTTTGTACTAATTTTCATAAACATTAGAGATGATGAGTTTGATGGAAATTCTTTAAAGCTCGGCTTATCGGTGCCAAGAAGTGGAATTATGCATGCTGTAGGTGATGCTGTATACAGTGGCGCCAATGCATACTTTTTACATGCCAACCAAAACAATACGCTAAAAAATATCAAAATTGATCTTATTGTTTATGATGATAAATATGAACCAGACCTAGCCATGGAGAATATTAAAAAACTTATTGATAAAAATATTTTTGCCTTTTTTGGTTTAGTTGGAACTCCTACAGTAAAAAATATATTACCTATTCTTAGGAATGCAGAAATACCTTTAATAGCTCCATTTACAGGAGCTTCTTTTTTAAGAAATAATGAAGGCATCGATGTTGTTAATTTCAGAAGTTCTTATAAAGAAGAGATTGATTATATAGTTGAGTATTTACGAAATAAAAGAGATATATCAAGATTCGCTGTTTTTTACCAAAATGATGATTATGGGGAAGAAGGCTTTGTCTCTCTTCTTTACTCACTAAATGAGAGAGGCTTGACTTTAGCAGGAGAAGGGACATATAAAAGAAATACTCTTTCTATAAGACATGCTTTTTATGAAATAAAAAGTTCAAAACCAGAAGCAGTTTTTATGATTGGAGCATATAAAGCAAATGCTCTATT
The sequence above is drawn from the Candidatus Sulfurimonas baltica genome and encodes:
- a CDS encoding ModE family transcriptional regulator yields the protein MDNIEQILKQYLNDDGKINCLDAFKLARELHVEPKEIAEITKKHGIRIDNCELGVFGSKDFGDAIDDIYEKLSSKANSEKKLECSAAWEVAKEFSLNRVGSTTKKSDIEVIYCQLGCFRTRIHHGSKS
- a CDS encoding formate dehydrogenase subunit gamma, with the translated sequence MKSKYIIIALIALSSLAFGYSESVVWSDNLIDNILGYDKKGSLHLGQYFTILQSTYFKPLFLGVLFGVPAVFVVHYLVIGPMIFSHDRKKIYVFTLFHRVIHTIAGISFILLIPTGLIMMFGSTFGGGEFVRVNKEIHAISTLLFIVSIVPMFFMWLRWMFLHWDDIKWLMIVGGYLNKDKKPVPAGRFNAGQKTWYWLATLGGFLMIVTGVAMYFQDFRFEILNTYHISQIDFLRASAIVHNVLGLAILALFFVHIYMAVFAIKGAIHSMINGYKEEEEVEVLHSSYYRELKEKGEV
- the fdh3B gene encoding formate dehydrogenase FDH3 subunit beta; this encodes MSESSRLKFFCDEHRCISCDGCSVACAQAHELPAGINRRKVIAMNEGIAGLEYSLSIACMHCTDAPCEQVCPTDCFYIREDGIVLHDKEKCIGCAYCLYACPFGAPQFPQDGAFGVKGVMDKCTMCAGGPQETNSHKEREMYGQNRIAEGKVPVCASMCATKALLVGDSEAISAIYRERVLSVGHGAKTQPYGWSTAYGSKI
- a CDS encoding formate dehydrogenase subunit alpha; this encodes MLVDTYETLKAQIGRRSFMKMAAVATATGVTSAFANDGVTRAATQEEVKNPFPGSKNVKTICTACSVGCGIIAEVQNGVWVRQEVAQDHPISLGGHCCKGADMIDMVRSEIRLKHPMVKEAGIWKRLSWDDALDRIATKLRDSHKTAGPDSAMFLGSAKMSTEQAYYFRKFAAMYGTNNIDHQARIUHSATVAGVANTWGYGAMTNSLGDIQNSKAIIIFGANPAVNHPVGFQHFLKAKERNNAKIIVIDPVFTKTAAKADHYCRIRPGTDIPFMYGMLHLIFKNGWHDEKFIKDRVYGMQDIMEEAKKWNPKKVEDVTGVPAAQLIQVTTLYARSNPGTLIWAMGLTQHSNGSSNTRLAPILQLALGNMGVEGGGTNILRGHDNVQGATDMACLSDTLPGYYGLAEGSWKYFAKSWGVDYDWLTGRFKSKEWMGKKGFTLARWWAGVLDGKDGNDKIHNAGTNLKNLFVMGNGITSIAQQAKVKEGLDNLDMIVLCDPFVNEAAILTDKQDNVFILPAATQFETSGTVTATNRSVQWRSKVVEPMYESKTDHDIMFELAKRLGFYDEYTAGMKIKENKKDFTWPEDATDEIARIIKTIGLTGWTAARIKRQTENWHMFDQISGRGYGKMKGEYYGLPWPAWTETHGGSPLLYNINRSVVDGGMGFRNRFGLEHDGQDLLAAAGSAPKDSANKDGYPEITAENIEKVLGITLTADEKSKIGKNWKVDTSNIIAQKCMQKGIAPFGNARARTKVWGFADEIPIHREPLHSPRQDLAKAYPSFADKTDHFRVDTKYISKQTEKDWSKEFPINLVTGRLVNMNGAGMENRASKYLAALSPEMFCSINPDLAGKYGIRDGSMMWIHSPEGTKIKVKAKYSHAVTEDRIFMPFHFAGHFQGEDLSHKYPKGTKPYAVGESANTVTNYGYDIVTQIPETKGGLCRIEYA
- the fdhD gene encoding formate dehydrogenase accessory sulfurtransferase FdhD; translated protein: MPNSKYLKTIIIDRVNGDEITEVEDVTIEEARLNVYLNGEKIISMMCIPKDQKAHAIGFLMSENVITHVSDVESIEVSEDGLRVDIKAAVDTDSLQNLYKEKTLVSGCGGGITGNVAGSLEIPFNQTSFVISPETISDEVKKFYADSELYTLTGCVHKATLFLEDKSTVTAEDIGRHNAIDKVVGKCKIDGLDTTKSVLFVSGRLSSEMVVKAVMHRIPIVVSRTAPTYLGVQTANKHGITLIGFARGRKMNIYTHSGRVHG
- a CDS encoding TorD/DmsD family molecular chaperone, translating into MNEEKMNKARALYYAMFSRFFVFTIDNKRYFELINFIDILRESPLDKSSALAFENIRAVVKSESNIAFMKEFDAIFHSPESQTVRTTASYYDEDIESGKKRVEMQNFLAKTKIRRDEKAYSDYEDHIGFIFSVMSELCELIANGEEQYKSTAHCIFEQILNEFVDKFSKELYEHENADIFKNIVVLLKSFIEFERVYLEVQTPLHVKSKAKPKVKDDSLPEEEIARRERNRLLRQKGPKQEQSACSIDVIRDVEDDI
- a CDS encoding twin-arginine translocation signal domain-containing protein, producing MQESRRNFLKKSALVVGTAAVSATALAANKGEALEADSNGVVVGTSTKKEILYKKTKAWEDFYKQAL
- a CDS encoding ABC transporter substrate-binding protein, yielding MFKYIIPTLLAFVLIFINIRDDEFDGNSLKLGLSVPRSGIMHAVGDAVYSGANAYFLHANQNNTLKNIKIDLIVYDDKYEPDLAMENIKKLIDKNIFAFFGLVGTPTVKNILPILRNAEIPLIAPFTGASFLRNNEGIDVVNFRSSYKEEIDYIVEYLRNKRDISRFAVFYQNDDYGEEGFVSLLYSLNERGLTLAGEGTYKRNTLSIRHAFYEIKSSKPEAVFMIGAYKANALFIKTAKKDPVFKNTLFCNISFGDADEMIRELDYNTKNLLFSQVVPSYKDSVKPVILEYKDAMKRYFPNQPLGFISLEAFLAAKSVVQALKNIDGSITREKFIKKIKSLPKNILDGVDIDYKNTQLHNKVYLFKYKNSKFIEVHNEN
- a CDS encoding winged helix-turn-helix domain-containing protein; amino-acid sequence: MVVKVKTWIEDDNEHLVFGGGKTQILELIDETGSISEASKRVGMNYKKAWSHIKILQEYIEDDLVVVKKGRDSGGTALTPKAKELILKYKLLEKEVRDFSTKRFEEIFMADGEIINCTKGSQDV
- a CDS encoding 4Fe-4S binding protein encodes the protein MQEFVYFSDRGLDFPLPENILVTSTLSTASNNNFIVSNSKNVYGEIIADEIDFYISNSKDTIANKIKNVEKLYEINAIRFDMAQDIKYTQKISTDVLLVSTKEQKEEFLKSMIPNEFNLLHVTPDVVKSISGHIGNLTVIANDNFKDATLHVSQIVWYDQEEIATKQSGTFDPLESSLDDVLATLRTNISNYEYKKAIVYNQNICQYHGRREVTCGKCAEVCPTVAIQRDDNVKHLLFSQIDCHGCGGCISVCPSGALDYASLNRESIYDISRYFRGHIPLVIPQKMNIKELHVELKENVLPFAIEGEKFLHEGTLLTITQESGSQVIFYSDFLSKGTKDAIRILNDIYQKRHNLDAIIVAMNKDELIDALQRVSLVEGSKHSINELNINKREIFATRLKNIVGEDDLGEVKTGEHIHYAKVNVNEANCTLCLACVGACNVDALVANVDDNSLRINPSICTACGFCELSCPEKDCLTIEKDVIKLNPTWFKEQVLAKDTLFACVECGKEFATTKAIEKIASIMSPIFAKDPVKEKTLYCCESCKPKIMMSSYMENKNLYKSPGDM